The following coding sequences lie in one Oceanicola sp. 502str15 genomic window:
- a CDS encoding TRAP transporter substrate-binding protein — protein MTHFNGLNRRSVLALGGAALAAPLVARPAFAATSLRYGHNNEVASVAGAQADWFAEALGQTSGGELEVQVFPNSQLGKLQELAEAVSLGTIAFSHNTAGALGSLYQPFAALDTPYLYRDIDHLMAVTDVESPVMQELNEGLIAAANVRVIYAHYFGRRNLTCNKAVMGPADLEGVKIRAVPFPIYTTAVEGMGAVAVPVDWSEVPTALATGVVQGQENPVNVVLNVKLYEVQSHLMLTGHMSNAEVVVMNEDVWQGLPDAQKEAVREASTQTREKATKAILDNEEGETQQLRDLGMTVIGEEDGLDLAGFRESVSKLVDERFGAEYGDLYAKIAAI, from the coding sequence ATGACACACTTCAACGGTTTGAACCGCCGCTCCGTATTGGCCCTCGGTGGCGCCGCGCTGGCGGCCCCGCTCGTCGCGCGGCCCGCCTTTGCGGCCACCAGCCTGCGCTATGGCCACAACAACGAGGTCGCCTCGGTCGCCGGCGCGCAGGCCGACTGGTTTGCCGAAGCCCTCGGCCAGACCTCGGGCGGCGAGCTTGAGGTGCAGGTCTTCCCCAACAGCCAACTGGGCAAGTTGCAGGAGCTGGCCGAGGCGGTTTCGCTCGGCACAATCGCCTTCTCGCATAACACCGCCGGCGCGCTCGGCTCGCTCTACCAGCCCTTCGCCGCGCTCGACACGCCTTATCTTTACCGCGACATCGACCACCTGATGGCGGTGACCGACGTGGAAAGCCCGGTCATGCAGGAGCTGAACGAGGGCCTGATCGCCGCCGCCAACGTGCGGGTGATCTATGCCCACTACTTCGGCCGCCGCAACCTGACCTGCAACAAGGCGGTCATGGGCCCGGCGGACCTTGAGGGCGTGAAGATCCGCGCCGTGCCCTTCCCGATCTACACCACCGCCGTAGAGGGCATGGGCGCCGTTGCCGTGCCGGTCGACTGGTCGGAGGTGCCCACGGCGCTGGCCACCGGCGTGGTGCAGGGGCAGGAGAACCCGGTGAACGTGGTGCTCAACGTCAAGCTCTACGAGGTGCAGAGCCACCTGATGCTGACCGGCCATATGAGCAACGCCGAGGTCGTGGTGATGAACGAGGACGTATGGCAGGGCCTGCCCGATGCCCAGAAAGAGGCCGTGCGCGAAGCCTCGACCCAGACCCGCGAAAAGGCCACCAAGGCCATTCTCGACAACGAGGAGGGCGAGACCCAGCAGCTGCGCGATCTCGGCATGACGGTGATCGGCGAGGAAGACGGGCTTGATCTGGCGGGCTTCCGCGAGAGCGTGTCGAAGCTGGTCGACGAACGTTTCGGCGCCGAATACGGCGATCTCTACGCCAAGATCGCCGCGATCTGA
- a CDS encoding LacI family DNA-binding transcriptional regulator codes for MATKADRPLLTDIATRAGVSMATVDRVVNRRKGVSERTRLRVLEAARAVGYLGDEEAAHIGAQRAMNITVLLPAGTNPYLRLLGDRVRARIGEREASAPFLRCFFIESFNAPALAAALRRAADWSDGVAFFAIEHPEVRAAAAEVAAQGVRLVTLVSNHGDRAGVAHIGLDNHAVGRTAGLLLGRLAGRREGAVALVAGSRNYRAHSEREAGFLSLLDEMFPALSLVGLREGHDDAAQNYRHTLALLDQQPDLVGIYNVGGSSGGITRALRERGREEVVFIGHGLTADTRRALLDGTMDAVFDQDPDLLLDRALAALARAQAPQGALKLDIYFRENLP; via the coding sequence ATGGCAACCAAAGCAGATCGCCCGCTTCTGACCGATATCGCCACGCGGGCCGGGGTTTCGATGGCCACGGTGGACCGGGTGGTGAACCGGCGAAAGGGCGTGTCGGAGCGCACCCGGCTGAGGGTTCTGGAGGCGGCGCGGGCCGTTGGCTACCTCGGGGATGAGGAAGCGGCGCATATCGGGGCGCAGCGGGCGATGAACATCACCGTGCTGTTGCCTGCGGGCACCAACCCCTACCTGCGGCTGCTGGGTGACAGGGTGCGGGCGCGGATTGGAGAGCGCGAGGCCAGCGCGCCCTTTTTGCGTTGTTTCTTCATCGAAAGCTTCAACGCCCCCGCTCTGGCGGCGGCCCTGCGCCGGGCGGCGGACTGGTCCGACGGGGTGGCGTTCTTTGCCATCGAACACCCGGAAGTGCGCGCCGCAGCGGCGGAGGTGGCGGCACAGGGGGTGCGGCTGGTGACACTGGTGTCCAACCACGGGGATCGCGCCGGGGTGGCGCACATCGGGCTCGACAACCACGCCGTCGGCCGCACGGCGGGGCTGCTGCTCGGGCGCCTTGCCGGACGGCGCGAGGGGGCCGTGGCGCTGGTGGCCGGGTCGCGGAACTACCGGGCGCACAGCGAGAGGGAGGCCGGGTTTCTGAGCCTGCTCGACGAGATGTTTCCGGCCCTCAGCCTCGTCGGCTTACGGGAAGGGCATGACGATGCCGCCCAGAACTATCGGCACACGTTGGCGCTGCTCGATCAGCAGCCGGATCTCGTGGGGATCTACAACGTTGGCGGCTCGTCGGGCGGAATCACCCGCGCCCTGCGGGAGCGCGGGCGCGAGGAGGTCGTGTTCATCGGTCACGGGCTTACCGCCGACACCCGCCGCGCCCTGCTAGATGGAACCATGGATGCGGTTTTCGATCAGGACCCGGACCTGCTGCTCGACCGCGCCCTGGCCGCGCTCGCCCGGGCGCAGGCCCCCCAGGGGGCGCTGAAGCTCGATATCTACTTTCGTGAGAACCTGCCCTGA
- a CDS encoding AEC family transporter, which produces MLILTIWPLFALICLGFLLSRRGWPDPGFWPAAEKLNYFLLFPALLVSSLANAPLTDPAILRMGGAALVAISLAALALWALRRFVLPARPARYGPAFQGVVRFNTYIGLAVTAGLTGTAGLGQAAVYLAIAVPFVNVLSIMALSEQTGLRAAPAMARSILTNPLILACLAGIALTLSGIGLPLGTDRFLDLMGRASLPLGLLCVGAALRPEALRQDFLPLVGIGALRLIAMPLFAAFIAGAMGLTGTEALVMVVFSAIPVAPTAYVLTRQLGGDGTLMAGLVTSQTLAAVATIPLVLWLLGMG; this is translated from the coding sequence ATGCTCATCCTCACCATCTGGCCGCTCTTTGCCCTGATCTGCCTCGGCTTCCTGCTCTCCCGCAGGGGCTGGCCCGATCCGGGCTTCTGGCCCGCCGCCGAGAAGCTGAACTACTTCCTCCTGTTTCCGGCCCTGCTGGTCTCGAGCCTTGCCAATGCACCGCTGACCGATCCGGCGATCTTGCGCATGGGCGGGGCGGCGCTCGTCGCCATCTCGCTCGCGGCGCTCGCGCTCTGGGCCCTGCGCCGCTTCGTGCTGCCTGCAAGACCGGCGCGCTACGGCCCGGCCTTCCAGGGGGTGGTGCGGTTCAACACCTATATCGGCCTCGCGGTCACGGCCGGGCTCACGGGCACGGCGGGGCTGGGGCAGGCGGCGGTCTACCTCGCCATCGCGGTGCCCTTCGTCAACGTGCTCTCTATCATGGCGCTCTCGGAGCAGACCGGCCTGCGCGCGGCCCCCGCCATGGCACGCAGCATCCTGACCAACCCGCTGATCCTCGCTTGCCTCGCCGGTATCGCCCTGACGCTTTCCGGCATCGGCCTGCCGCTCGGCACCGACCGCTTTCTCGACCTGATGGGCCGCGCCAGCCTGCCCCTCGGCCTGCTCTGCGTCGGCGCCGCCCTGCGCCCCGAGGCGCTGCGCCAGGACTTCCTGCCCCTGGTCGGCATCGGCGCCCTGCGCCTCATCGCCATGCCCCTCTTCGCCGCCTTCATCGCGGGCGCGATGGGCCTCACCGGAACCGAGGCGCTCGTGATGGTGGTCTTCTCCGCCATTCCCGTCGCCCCCACCGCCTACGTCCTTACCCGCCAGCTCGGCGGCGACGGCACGCTGATGGCGGGCCTCGTCACATCCCAGACCCTCGCCGCCGTGGCCACGATCCCGCTGGTGCTCTGGCTGCTGGGCATGGGCTGA
- a CDS encoding metal ABC transporter permease encodes MIEELLLPFQLPFMQYALAVAALISVPAAMLSCFLVLKGWSLMGDAVSHAVLPGVVLAYIVGLPLGIGAFLAGMGCALATGYLQENSRIKQDTVMGVVFSGMFALGLVIYTAIASDVHLDHILFGDILGIGPADLWEAGIIGGAVALALAVKWKDLLLHAFDPTQAKASGLPVGWLHYGLLVALSLTIVAALKAVGIILAIALLIAPGATAFLLTRRFHAMLMVSVGLALGCALAGTYASFWLNSAPAPTIVLAMTLCFIVAFLLTVQRARRSAQPLAPGSTTP; translated from the coding sequence ATGATCGAAGAGCTGCTGCTGCCGTTCCAACTGCCGTTCATGCAGTACGCCCTCGCCGTGGCTGCGCTTATCTCGGTGCCGGCGGCGATGCTCTCCTGCTTCCTCGTTCTGAAGGGCTGGTCGCTGATGGGCGATGCGGTTTCTCACGCCGTCCTTCCCGGCGTGGTGCTGGCCTATATCGTCGGCCTCCCCCTCGGCATCGGGGCCTTCCTCGCCGGGATGGGCTGCGCGTTGGCCACCGGCTACCTGCAGGAGAATTCCCGCATCAAGCAGGACACGGTGATGGGCGTGGTCTTCTCCGGCATGTTCGCGCTCGGCCTCGTGATCTACACCGCCATCGCCTCCGATGTGCACCTCGATCACATCCTCTTCGGCGACATCCTCGGCATCGGGCCTGCCGACCTCTGGGAAGCCGGGATCATCGGTGGCGCCGTCGCCCTTGCCCTCGCCGTGAAGTGGAAAGACCTGCTGCTCCACGCCTTCGACCCGACCCAGGCCAAGGCCTCGGGGCTACCGGTGGGCTGGCTGCACTACGGGCTGCTGGTGGCGCTCTCCCTCACCATTGTCGCGGCGCTGAAGGCGGTGGGCATCATCCTCGCCATCGCCCTGCTGATCGCGCCGGGAGCCACGGCCTTCCTGCTGACCCGGCGGTTCCATGCCATGCTGATGGTCTCCGTCGGCCTCGCGCTGGGCTGCGCCCTTGCGGGAACCTACGCCAGCTTCTGGCTCAATTCGGCCCCGGCCCCCACCATCGTGCTGGCCATGACCCTCTGCTTCATCGTGGCCTTCCTGCTGACGGTGCAGCGCGCCCGGCGATCGGCCCAACCGCTTGCCCCCGGGAGCACCACGCCGTAA
- a CDS encoding metal ABC transporter permease, whose translation MILLEPFSYAYMTNAMWVSALVGCVCAFLSAFLMLKGWSLIGDALSHAIVPGVAGAYMLGLPFALGAFLSGGLAAGAMLFLNQRTGLKEDAIIGLIFTSFFGLGLFMVSVSPVPVNIQTITLGNILAITPGDTLQLVIIAVVTLVILTAKWRDLMVTFFDESHARSIGLNTNGLRILFFTLLAASTVAALQTVGAFLVISMVVTPGATAYLLTDRFHRLIWLSVAIGAGTGFFGAYISYFLNGATGGVIVLLQVGLFLVAFFLAPTHGMLAARRRAREALQ comes from the coding sequence ATGATCCTCCTCGAACCCTTCTCCTATGCCTACATGACCAACGCCATGTGGGTCTCGGCCCTGGTCGGCTGCGTCTGCGCCTTCCTCTCCGCCTTCCTGATGCTCAAGGGCTGGTCGCTCATCGGCGATGCGCTCTCCCATGCCATCGTGCCGGGCGTGGCCGGGGCCTACATGCTCGGCCTGCCCTTCGCGCTGGGCGCCTTTCTCTCAGGCGGGCTGGCCGCAGGGGCGATGCTGTTTCTCAACCAGCGCACGGGCCTGAAGGAAGACGCGATCATCGGGCTGATCTTCACCAGCTTCTTCGGCCTCGGCCTCTTCATGGTCTCGGTCTCCCCCGTGCCGGTGAACATCCAGACCATCACCCTTGGCAACATCCTCGCCATCACGCCCGGTGACACGCTGCAACTCGTCATCATCGCGGTGGTGACGCTGGTGATTCTCACCGCCAAGTGGCGCGACCTGATGGTGACCTTCTTCGACGAAAGCCACGCCCGCTCCATCGGCCTCAACACCAATGGGCTGCGCATCCTCTTCTTCACCCTGCTCGCCGCCTCCACCGTGGCCGCGCTGCAGACCGTGGGAGCCTTCCTCGTCATCTCCATGGTCGTTACCCCCGGCGCCACCGCCTACCTGCTGACAGACCGCTTCCACCGCCTGATCTGGCTCTCGGTGGCGATCGGCGCGGGCACGGGCTTCTTCGGGGCCTACATCAGCTACTTCCTCAACGGCGCCACCGGCGGGGTGATCGTGCTGCTGCAGGTTGGCCTCTTCCTCGTGGCCTTCTTCCTTGCCCCCACCCACGGCATGCTGGCGGCCCGCCGCCGCGCCCGGGAGGCCCTGCAATGA
- a CDS encoding manganese/iron ABC transporter ATP-binding protein, protein MSLAPDPLEHHEPGTPAAGGGVLVDDITVTYRNGHTALSHASFEIPKGTITALVGVNGAGKSTLFKAIMGFLNVAAGDIRVLGLPVREALKKNLVAYVPQAEEVDWAFPVLVEDVVMMGRYGHMGFLRRPRAADREAVTASLARVGMSDFRHRQIGELSGGQRKRVFLARALAQEGRVILLDEPFTGVDVTTEEEIIKLLRELRDEGRVMLVSTHNLGSVPEFCDRTVLVKGTVLAYGPTSQTFTRENLEEAFGGVLRHFVLGGADLHDDEDARSITVITDDERPFVMYQEHKDPADPEEDEDWE, encoded by the coding sequence ATGAGCCTCGCCCCCGATCCGCTGGAACACCACGAGCCCGGCACCCCCGCAGCAGGGGGCGGCGTGCTGGTGGATGACATCACCGTCACCTACCGCAACGGCCACACCGCGCTGAGCCACGCCAGCTTCGAGATCCCGAAGGGCACGATCACCGCGCTCGTAGGCGTGAACGGCGCGGGCAAATCCACACTGTTCAAGGCCATCATGGGTTTCCTGAACGTGGCGGCGGGCGATATCCGCGTGCTCGGCCTTCCGGTGCGCGAGGCGCTCAAGAAGAACCTCGTTGCCTATGTCCCCCAGGCCGAGGAGGTCGACTGGGCCTTTCCGGTTCTGGTGGAAGACGTGGTGATGATGGGCCGCTACGGGCACATGGGCTTTCTGCGCCGCCCCCGCGCCGCCGACCGCGAGGCGGTGACGGCCTCGCTCGCCCGCGTCGGCATGTCCGACTTCCGCCACCGTCAGATCGGCGAGCTTTCGGGCGGGCAGCGCAAGCGGGTGTTCCTCGCCCGTGCCCTTGCGCAGGAGGGCAGGGTGATCCTGCTCGACGAGCCCTTCACCGGCGTCGACGTGACCACCGAGGAAGAGATCATCAAGCTCCTGCGCGAGCTGCGCGACGAGGGCCGGGTGATGCTGGTTTCTACCCACAACCTCGGCTCCGTGCCCGAGTTCTGCGACAGGACGGTGCTGGTGAAAGGCACCGTGCTCGCTTACGGCCCCACCTCCCAGACCTTCACCCGCGAAAACCTCGAAGAGGCCTTCGGCGGCGTGCTCCGCCACTTCGTCCTCGGCGGGGCCGACCTGCACGATGACGAAGACGCGCGCAGCATCACCGTCATCACCGACGACGAACGCCCCTTCGTCATGTACCAAGAGCACAAGGATCCCGCCGACCCGGAAGAAGACGAGGACTGGGAATGA
- a CDS encoding metal ABC transporter substrate-binding protein: MRSLTALLLATLALWPAAGWAEKFRVATTFTVIADMARNVAGETAEVVSVTPPGAEIHNYAPAPRDILAARDADLILWNGLNLELWFEKFFRNLGGVPSAVVSEGVEPMSITSGPYDGKPNPHAWMGLTSAEIYVNNIAAAMAEHDPDNAATYMANAEAYKAEIAATIAPIRDAILALPEEERWLVTSEGAFSYLARDYGLKELFLWPINADQQGTPQQVRGVIDAIREHDIKVVFSESTISDKPARQVARETGAAYGGVLYVDSLTEADGPVPTYLDLLRVTSQTILDGLTGAAQ, from the coding sequence ATGCGCAGCCTCACCGCCCTCCTTCTCGCCACCCTCGCCCTCTGGCCCGCCGCCGGCTGGGCCGAGAAGTTCCGGGTCGCCACAACCTTCACCGTGATTGCCGACATGGCCCGCAACGTGGCCGGGGAGACCGCCGAGGTGGTTTCGGTCACGCCGCCCGGTGCCGAGATCCACAATTACGCCCCCGCCCCGCGCGACATTCTGGCCGCGCGTGATGCCGACCTGATCCTGTGGAACGGCCTCAACCTCGAGCTCTGGTTCGAAAAGTTCTTCCGCAACCTCGGCGGGGTGCCCTCTGCCGTGGTCAGTGAGGGGGTGGAGCCGATGTCCATCACCTCCGGCCCCTATGACGGCAAGCCCAATCCCCACGCCTGGATGGGGTTGACCTCGGCCGAGATCTACGTAAACAACATCGCCGCCGCCATGGCCGAGCACGACCCGGATAACGCGGCGACCTACATGGCCAATGCAGAGGCCTACAAGGCCGAAATCGCCGCCACCATCGCGCCGATCCGCGATGCCATCCTCGCCCTGCCCGAGGAGGAGCGCTGGCTCGTCACCTCCGAGGGGGCCTTCTCCTACCTCGCCCGCGACTACGGGCTGAAAGAGCTGTTTCTCTGGCCGATCAACGCCGACCAGCAGGGCACACCGCAACAGGTGCGCGGCGTGATCGACGCGATCCGCGAGCACGACATCAAGGTGGTCTTCTCCGAAAGCACCATCTCCGACAAACCGGCCCGCCAGGTCGCCCGCGAGACCGGCGCGGCCTATGGCGGCGTGCTCTACGTCGACAGCCTGACCGAAGCGGACGGCCCGGTGCCCACCTACCTCGACCTGCTGCGCGTGACCTCCCAGACCATCCTCGACGGGCTGACCGGGGCCGCGCAATGA
- a CDS encoding C4-dicarboxylate TRAP transporter substrate-binding protein yields the protein MHMMTKVAVAALMTAGIAGEAAATEWNVSVWGKRRAFTEHVEKMAELVSEKTGGEFTMNISYGGLSKNTENLDGIEIGAFEMAQICAGYHPDKNPSLTVLELPFLGVDTLDKEVEVSFALYEHPAVKEDLARWNATLLMPSPMPQYNIAGVGDAPKTLEDYSGLTVRATGGIGRAMETVGAVPTSVTSSEARQALDSGVVKGVAFAPHAHMSFGTIEGAKWWTTNLNPGTVQCPIVVNTDALNALSDSEREALMGSVDEAIQHYVDNYNGATMSKWGPLLEEKGIEQVTYSDEALQAFRDQAAGPIAAAWVEDNAAKGLPAQELLDLVQGVIGGDS from the coding sequence ATGCACATGATGACTAAGGTGGCCGTGGCCGCCCTGATGACCGCCGGAATCGCCGGGGAAGCTGCTGCCACCGAATGGAACGTTTCGGTCTGGGGCAAGCGCCGGGCCTTTACCGAGCACGTGGAGAAGATGGCCGAGCTGGTGAGCGAGAAGACCGGCGGCGAATTTACCATGAACATCAGCTACGGCGGGCTTTCGAAGAACACCGAGAACCTTGATGGCATCGAGATCGGCGCCTTCGAGATGGCGCAGATCTGCGCCGGCTATCACCCCGACAAGAACCCCTCGCTCACTGTGCTCGAGCTGCCCTTCCTTGGCGTCGACACGCTCGACAAGGAAGTCGAGGTAAGCTTTGCGCTCTATGAGCATCCGGCGGTGAAGGAAGACCTCGCACGCTGGAACGCCACCCTGCTGATGCCCTCGCCGATGCCGCAATACAACATCGCCGGCGTGGGCGATGCGCCCAAGACGCTGGAAGACTACTCCGGCCTCACCGTGCGGGCGACCGGCGGGATCGGCCGGGCGATGGAGACCGTGGGCGCGGTGCCGACTTCGGTGACATCTTCCGAAGCTCGCCAAGCACTGGATTCGGGCGTGGTGAAGGGCGTGGCCTTTGCGCCCCATGCCCACATGAGCTTTGGCACCATCGAAGGCGCCAAGTGGTGGACGACCAACCTCAACCCCGGCACGGTGCAATGCCCGATCGTGGTGAACACCGATGCGCTGAACGCGCTGAGCGATTCCGAGCGCGAGGCGCTGATGGGTTCGGTCGACGAGGCGATCCAGCACTATGTCGACAACTACAACGGCGCAACCATGTCGAAGTGGGGCCCGCTGCTGGAGGAAAAGGGCATTGAGCAGGTGACCTATTCCGACGAGGCGCTGCAGGCCTTCCGCGATCAGGCCGCCGGCCCGATTGCCGCAGCCTGGGTCGAGGACAATGCGGCCAAGGGGCTTCCGGCGCAGGAGCTGCTGGACCTCGTGCAGGGCGTCATCGGCGGCGACAGCTGA
- a CDS encoding TRAP transporter small permease subunit, with translation MAGASNVIEDDSTLSRIDRALFRVETLLALIGGIVVFSLMLLAVGSVGGRKLFNQPLPGYVDWIQFLMPFIAILGVSYCHRLGGHIRMDILVGRLKGRALWLFELLSTLLVLALMLLLLWGSWSHFGRSFDFGRPLWSADSSIDIGLPLWPAKLVVPLAFGVLCLRLCLHVCAYGKALIEGAEAPVAVPLIEDAATQAAHEAETVSGFEEDAR, from the coding sequence GTGGCAGGCGCATCGAACGTTATCGAGGATGACAGCACGCTCAGTCGGATCGACCGGGCGCTGTTTCGGGTGGAGACGCTGCTGGCGCTGATCGGCGGGATCGTGGTTTTTTCGCTGATGCTGCTGGCGGTCGGCTCGGTGGGCGGGCGCAAGCTGTTCAACCAGCCGCTGCCCGGCTACGTCGACTGGATCCAGTTCCTGATGCCCTTCATTGCCATTCTCGGGGTGAGCTACTGCCATCGGCTGGGCGGGCACATCCGGATGGATATTCTGGTGGGCCGCCTGAAGGGCCGGGCGCTGTGGCTGTTCGAGCTGTTGTCGACCCTGCTGGTTCTGGCGCTGATGCTGCTGCTTCTCTGGGGGAGCTGGTCGCATTTCGGGCGTTCGTTCGACTTTGGCCGACCGCTCTGGAGCGCCGACAGCTCGATCGACATCGGTCTTCCACTCTGGCCCGCCAAGCTTGTGGTTCCGCTGGCCTTCGGGGTGCTCTGCCTGCGGCTCTGCCTGCATGTCTGCGCTTACGGAAAGGCGCTGATCGAAGGGGCCGAGGCGCCGGTGGCCGTGCCGTTGATCGAGGATGCCGCCACACAGGCCGCCCATGAGGCCGAAACCGTATCCGGCTTCGAGGAGGACGCGCGATGA